The following coding sequences are from one Gossypium hirsutum isolate 1008001.06 chromosome A12, Gossypium_hirsutum_v2.1, whole genome shotgun sequence window:
- the LOC107928648 gene encoding uncharacterized protein, with translation MEHGFFTDNSAATFSLTDEDHTIANAVRFTLNQDPRVTFCGYSIPHPSEARVNIRVQTTGGAVFDASQYAFFGNDVLEEVELGGLDDEDEDLPAAGLDEEEFLFDQEEITTSRGLCHLLDNQVFRNLFTHQAEVLDKILFVVAARCMILPHFLCGGSSLSPFLVFLVVESWRQLYSVMAGLL, from the exons ATGGAACACGGGTTTTTCACTGATAATAGTGCTGCCACTTTTTCTTTAACTGATGAGGATCATACCATAGCTAACGCTGTTAGATTCACTTTGAATCAAGA CCCAAGGGTTACATTCTGTGGCTACAGTATTCCTCATCCTTCAGAGGCTCGAGTTAATATTAGAGTTCAAACCACTG GAGGTGCAGTATTTGATGCATCACAATATGCATTTTTTGGAAACGATGTTCTCGAGGAAGTTGAATTGGGGGGGCTAGATGATGAGGATGAGGATTTACCTGCAGCTGGACTTGATGAAGAGGAGTTTTTGTTTGATCAAGAGGAG ATTACAACTTCCAGAGGTCTATGTCACCTTCTTGACAATCAGGTTTTTAGGAATCTTTTTACCCATCAAGCAGAAGTTTTAGACAAAATCTTGTTCGTGGTTGCTGCTAGATGCATGATACTGCCTCATTTCCTCTGTGGTGGTTCTTCGCTCTCCCCCTTCTTAGTATTTTTGGTTGTTGAGTCTTGGAGGCAGTTGTATTCAGTAATGGCTGGCTTGCTTTAA